The following DNA comes from Pseudomonas sp. Tri1.
CAAACCCTATTCGGTGGTGCTGCTGGATGAAATCGAAAAGGCCCACCCGGATGTGCTCGAGGCGTTCTACAACGTCTTCGACAAAGGCCTGATGGAGGACGGCACCGGCCTGGTGGTGGATTTCAAGAACACCGTGATGCTCGCCACCAGCAACGTCGGCGCCGAACTGCTGCTGGATACGCCCGTCGCGCAACTGGGCAGCGACGCCTTCAACGAAGCCTTGCACAAAGTGCTGCTACAAGCGTTTCGCCCGGCGTTTTTGGCGCGCATGACGGTGGTGGCCTATCGGCCACTGGATGAGGCGACGCTGGAGGGGATTGTGTTGGCGAAACTGGAGAAATTGCGCGGGCGCTACAAGGCCGCGACCGGTAAGCAATTCGAGTTTGATGCGGGGATTGTCAAGGCGGTGTTGGCCAAGTGCAGCGCGGCGGGTGCGCGGGATGTCGAGAATGTGTTGATGACGCAGGTGACCGGGAAGTTGGCGGAGTGGGTGTTGGAGTAATACTGCTAAACCGGCCGACTTTTACAACAGCTTCTTACTCAGCGGAGACAGGCATCATGACGGAAGAAGAATTTTTAAACGTTGTCTTGCAAGCGGCTGGCGTCCATCCGCAAGACTTCTCCGGCACGCCCAGCCAGTTCAATAAAAGCTGGGCTTCGAACGGCCCGTGGGAAAGCGCCGCCCAAGTTGAGATTTCCTACCACCTCCAACGTGGCTACGGGATCACTGCCAAGGTCAGGGAGATCAGTTACCCCTGGCCTTACAGCGCAGAGAAGGTGGATTTCTATTTCGTTCTTCTGGGAAAGAGTTATGCAGTGGAAATCAAGGTAGAGAGCACAAACGGAGATTTCGGCGGTGCGAACCTTCAGGAGTCCATCACCCGGGATGTCAACAAGCTCAACGGGTTCAAGGCTGATAATCGCTGGGTCGTTATCGTCGCTACAAGCCAGAAAAATCGTGAGTTGCTGGACAAGACATTGAACCGTGGTGATTCATGGGTCTTCGACGTCGAGGGGTCCTTTACCGCTTATCTGTGCAACATAGACACGTACCCCCATGGCCTTCCTATCAGTCGATCGAACGAATTAAGCGCGCCGTACAATTTCATCACCACTCATTACAGCTGACGCCTGCGTTTTTCTTGAAGTCGTGAGGCCTTTCAATGCCCCGCTCCACCGACAGCAACACCACGCTATCGCTCACCGCCGCCACGCTGTCGGCGCTGTACCCTGAATCGCTGTCGGGCGAAGAAAGCCTCAACGCATTGGGCTCGCACATCCTCAACGGCATCAACGACGGCGCCTCATTAACCCTCACCACTGCCGTTGCCAGCCACGTCACCACCACCCTGCACAAGGACGCGCTGCAGCGCCCCATGGACTTTCTGGTGGCCGAAATCCGCCAGCTCCCTGCCGATGCCACCGCCGAGCGTTATCAACTCTTGCTGCGTCCCTGGCTGTGGTGGCTGAGCCTTGCCAGCAACAACCGCGTATTCCAGAACCTCGCCACGTCGGACATCGTCACGACGATTTTCAAGGCCCATGGTTTCACCGATTTCCAGCTCAAACTCACCGGCAGCTACACGCCACGCGAATACTGCGTGCAGTATGGCGAAACCGATCTGGCCTTCGTCTCGCGCCTGATGGAAGAGGATGGGATCTTCTGGTTCTTCACCCACGAAGCAGGCAAGCACACACTGGTACTGGCCGACAGCAACGACGCCTTTGCGCCCATTCCCAATGGGCCGACGGTGAATTATCTCGGGCAGAAACTGGGTGAGCGGGAACTGCACGGCATCCGCAGCGGGCAAGTGTGCCTGCAGGCGGTGAGCGGGGTTTACCAGGCCATCGATTATGAATTCACTACGCCGACGACATCACTCTTCAGCCAGGCCGAGGCCGTGGCCGGAGCAAGTTCGATGTACGAACATCCGGGCGGCTATACCGTCAAGGCCCAAGGCGATGCCCTGACCACGCAGCGGGTGGATGGCCTGCGCAGCCAGGAGAAACGTTTTGTCGGCGAAAGCGACTGCCGCTGGCTGGTGCCGGGGTATTGGTTCACCCTCGCCGGCCATGAAGACACGACACTGAATATCGATTGGGTCGTGACCTCGGTCCGCCACGAAGCCAGCCACGACGGCTATCGCAATCGCTTCGAAGCGATCCCCAAGGCCACGGCCTATCGACCGGCCCGCCTCACGCCCAAACCGCGCATGCACACCCAGACCGCGCTGGTGGTGGGCAAGGCCGGCGAAGAAATCTGGACCGATGAATACGGCCGGATCAAGTTGCAGTTCCCCTGGGACCGCACCGGCAAGAACGACGAAACCTCGTCCTGCTGGGTACGCGTGGTGTTGCCCTGGAGCGGCAAGGGTTTTGGCATGCAATTCGTACCGCGCATCGGCCAGGAAGTCATCGTCACGTTCATCGACGGCGATCCCGACCGTCCGCTGGTGACCGGTTGCGTCTACAACGGCGACAACGCCCTGCCCTACGCGTTGCCGGCGAACCAGACCCAGTCCGGGATCAAGACCAACTCGTCCAAGGGTGGCGGCGGTTTCAACGAGTTGCGTTTCGAAGACAAGAAGGACGCCGAGGAGGTGTTTCTCCAGGCCCAGAAAGACTTCAACATCAATGTGCTCAACGACACCACCGCCACCGTCGGCCACGATGAAACCCTCACGGTGCAGAACGCCCGCACCCGCACGGTCAAGGAAGGCGACGAAACCATCACCCTGGAAAAAGGCAAACGTAGCGTGACCATCCAGACCGGCAGCGACAGCCTCGACGTGAAAGACACCCGCACCGTCACCGTCGGTTCGGACCAGAACCACAGCACCGGCGGCAACTACACGCACAAGGTCACCGGCAACTACGACCTGACGGTGGACGGCAACCTGACCATCAAGGTCAGCGGCACCCTGACCCTGCAAAGCGGCGGCAGTTTCGCGATCAAGAGCGGCGCGGACCTGGCGGCCCAGGCCAGCACCTCCATCAGCCAGAAGGCCGGCACGGCCCTGAGCAACCAGGCCGGTACGTCGTTGGAAAACAAGGCCGGCACCACGCTGACCAACGACGCCGGCATCAGCCTGGTGAACAAGGCCGCCGCCGAACAGACCGTGGACGGCGGCGGCATGCTGACGATCAAGGGCGGTTTGGTGAAGGTCAACTGACAGGAGCGCCCCGATGGCCTCGAAAAAACTCGACGTGGAGCGTGGCGACAGCCAGCTGAGCGGTCAACTGGTCGATGGTCGGCTCGACGGCCCGCTGCAAATTGAAGAGGCCCAGCGCCCGCAAGCAAAACTCAACTACAGCCAGGGTGAACTGCAAGGCACCAGCACCCTGTATCACCCCAATGGAAGGGTCTCGGCAGTGATGCCGTTCGTGAAAGGTAAATTGCAGGGGGTGGCGAGTTTTTATGCCGCAGAGGGTGGCTTGCAGCGCCAGGCCACGTATCGCAATGGGTTACTGCACGGTGAGGCCAGCAACTACTTCCCCGACGGGCAACTGGCCGAGGCCGAGTTCTATCGCGACGGTGTGCGCGACGGCCGCTATCGCCGCCTGCACCCTAACGGCAACCCGGCGGTCGAAGCCCGCTACCTCAATGGCCAACTGCTGGAACCGGCCCATGCCTACGCTGAAGACGGCCGGCCGCTGGATGCCGAGGGCAAACCGATCTCCCGGGTGCGCTGGTGGTTCAGGCGTTGGAATGATCCAGCGCAGGCCTGACTACCCCGTCCATCCTGTGGGAGCGAGCCTGCTCGCGATGACGGCAGCACAACCAACATCACCACCAACTGACCCACCGCTATCGCGAGCAAGCTCGCTCCCACAGTGTTTTCGAGGTGGTCGCAGATTTTATGGCCACTAGTAAGTCCTCTGTGGGAGCGAGCTTGCTCGCGATGACGGCCTCACAGTCAACATCACCATCAACTGACCCTCCGCTATCGCGAGCAAGCTCGCTCCCACAGGGATTGGAGGTGGGCAGCTAGCCTGCGTCCACCACGCAACCATCAAGGGATAAGCATCTGCACCTGCCCCGGCACGACGATCTTGATCACCCCGGCCCAGGTGCACATCAGGGTACTGTTGGCGTCGATGGCCGGCATGTTACCGAGCAACAGTGTGGGCGCGCCGCCAGGGATCCAGGGGGTCGCGGTGGCGGGAATGCACGGCATGGGGGTCAGCACACCCAATGCCGCCGCAGTCGCGGCGGCCACGGTCGGGTTGGCCAGGCTCTGGCACATGCCGAACGTGGTGATGTTCACCAGCGGGATGTGATCCATGATGTTCGCCGCTGGCATGCCGCCGGTCAGCAGGCGATTGACCGGCAGTACATTGAGCACCGCCGGGGCGACGCCGAAGCTGCATTGCAAGGTTGCGGTGCCACACACTTGCGGGCATCCCATCGCGATTGCTCCTTTGAAAGCTGCAGGCTTCACAACCATAGCTCGCCCATGGCCGTCGTGCATCAGGCCCGCTGATTATCCTGCAACACGCTAACCTATAAGACCCTGGCGTGCTTGTGACGCCTCCCTCGCGCCATTAGATTAGCCAATGATCGATGGCCTCCAAAATAAGCAGAAGGGATAAGCATGGCGTTTACTGATCAGTCCACCCGCGTGCGCGACGGTGAAGAACTCGATGCCAACCTGATCGACCCATACCTCAAGGCCCACATTCCAGGCCTCACCGGCGTGCCGCGGATCAGCCAGTTTCCCGGTGGTGCGTCGAACCTGACCTACTTGCTGGAATACCCAGAGCAGGAATTCGTCCTGCGCCGTCCGCCATTCGGCCACAAGGCCAAATCGGCCCACGACATGGGCCGTGAGTTCCGCATCCTCAATCAATTGCGCGAAGGTTTCCCCTACTGCCCAAAAGCCTACCTGCACTGCACCGATGAGTCAGTGATGGGCGCCGAGTTCTACGTGATGGAACGGGTCAAGGGCATCATCCTGCGCTCCGATCTGCCGCCGGAACTGGGTTTCGACGCCGCCCGCACCGAAGCACTGTGCAAGAGCTTCATCGACCGACTCGTCGAACTGCATCAGGTCGACTATAAGGCTTGCGGCCTGGCCGACCTGGGCAAGCCCGAAGGCTACGTGGCCCGGCAGATCCGCGGCTGGAGCGATCGCTACGAAAAAGCCCTGACCCCCGACGCGCCGAAGTGGGAAGCGGTCAAGGCCTGGCTCAACGACAAGATGCCCGCCGACCACCCGACTTCGAGCATCGTGCACAACGACTACCGCTTCGATAACGTCATTCTCGACCCGGACAACCCGATGCAGATCATCGGCGTGCTGGACTGGGAACTGACCACCATCGGCGATCCGTTGATGGATTTGGGCAACAGCCTCGCCTACTGGATCGAGGCCGACGACCCGGCGCCGGTACAGTTGATGCGCCGCCAGCCAAGCCACGCGCCCGGCATGCTGACCCGCCGCGAGTTCGTCGATTACTACGCCGAGCGCGCCGGGATCCGCATCGACAACTTCGATTTCTATTACACCTACGGCCTGTTCCGCCTGGCCGGGATTGTCCAGCAGATCTACTACCGTTTTTTCCACGGCCAGACCCAGGACAAACGCTTCGCGCAGTTCGTTCAGATGAACAAGCTGCTGGAGCAGATGAGCCTGCAGGTCATCGGCAAATCCACGCTCTGAGCACACCTATAACAAGGAAACAGCATGTCCAAGACTCAGTTGTTCGACCTCGACGGTAAAATCGCTTTCGTTTCCGGCGCCAGCCGTGGCATCGGCGAGGCCATCGCCAAACTGCTGGCCCAGCAAGGCGCCCA
Coding sequences within:
- the tssI gene encoding type VI secretion system tip protein VgrG; its protein translation is MPRSTDSNTTLSLTAATLSALYPESLSGEESLNALGSHILNGINDGASLTLTTAVASHVTTTLHKDALQRPMDFLVAEIRQLPADATAERYQLLLRPWLWWLSLASNNRVFQNLATSDIVTTIFKAHGFTDFQLKLTGSYTPREYCVQYGETDLAFVSRLMEEDGIFWFFTHEAGKHTLVLADSNDAFAPIPNGPTVNYLGQKLGERELHGIRSGQVCLQAVSGVYQAIDYEFTTPTTSLFSQAEAVAGASSMYEHPGGYTVKAQGDALTTQRVDGLRSQEKRFVGESDCRWLVPGYWFTLAGHEDTTLNIDWVVTSVRHEASHDGYRNRFEAIPKATAYRPARLTPKPRMHTQTALVVGKAGEEIWTDEYGRIKLQFPWDRTGKNDETSSCWVRVVLPWSGKGFGMQFVPRIGQEVIVTFIDGDPDRPLVTGCVYNGDNALPYALPANQTQSGIKTNSSKGGGGFNELRFEDKKDAEEVFLQAQKDFNINVLNDTTATVGHDETLTVQNARTRTVKEGDETITLEKGKRSVTIQTGSDSLDVKDTRTVTVGSDQNHSTGGNYTHKVTGNYDLTVDGNLTIKVSGTLTLQSGGSFAIKSGADLAAQASTSISQKAGTALSNQAGTSLENKAGTTLTNDAGISLVNKAAAEQTVDGGGMLTIKGGLVKVN
- a CDS encoding toxin-antitoxin system YwqK family antitoxin, yielding MASKKLDVERGDSQLSGQLVDGRLDGPLQIEEAQRPQAKLNYSQGELQGTSTLYHPNGRVSAVMPFVKGKLQGVASFYAAEGGLQRQATYRNGLLHGEASNYFPDGQLAEAEFYRDGVRDGRYRRLHPNGNPAVEARYLNGQLLEPAHAYAEDGRPLDAEGKPISRVRWWFRRWNDPAQA
- a CDS encoding DUF4280 domain-containing protein — protein: MGCPQVCGTATLQCSFGVAPAVLNVLPVNRLLTGGMPAANIMDHIPLVNITTFGMCQSLANPTVAAATAAALGVLTPMPCIPATATPWIPGGAPTLLLGNMPAIDANSTLMCTWAGVIKIVVPGQVQMLIP
- a CDS encoding phosphotransferase family protein, which produces MAFTDQSTRVRDGEELDANLIDPYLKAHIPGLTGVPRISQFPGGASNLTYLLEYPEQEFVLRRPPFGHKAKSAHDMGREFRILNQLREGFPYCPKAYLHCTDESVMGAEFYVMERVKGIILRSDLPPELGFDAARTEALCKSFIDRLVELHQVDYKACGLADLGKPEGYVARQIRGWSDRYEKALTPDAPKWEAVKAWLNDKMPADHPTSSIVHNDYRFDNVILDPDNPMQIIGVLDWELTTIGDPLMDLGNSLAYWIEADDPAPVQLMRRQPSHAPGMLTRREFVDYYAERAGIRIDNFDFYYTYGLFRLAGIVQQIYYRFFHGQTQDKRFAQFVQMNKLLEQMSLQVIGKSTL